CGATCTGGCTGACGATCGTGTCGGTCAGCCCGGCGGGGTGTACGGGACGAATCATCGCTCCTCCTTCAGCGCGCCGATGGTGCTGCGCTGCGGGCTGACCGCGTCCGCGACGTCTTCTTCCTTCGGACGCGCGAGGCCGGCCTCGGTCGCTTCGTCCTCGACGTTCAGGATGTCGCCCTCGGTGAACATGTAGGTGCGGAGCTGCTCGGCGAAGTCGGCGTCGTTCCGTCGGCACCACTCGAGCAGCATTGCGAAGTGCTCGATCTCCTCGCGCTGGTGGTGATCGAGGATCGCGCGCAGTGACGGATCCGTGCACGCCTGCGCGCGCTGTCGATACCAGTCGACCGCCTCGAGCTCCTCCATCATCGAGTCGATCGCGCGCTTGATGTCGAGCGACTTCTCGCTGAGCCGCTCCCGCGGCTCGTGGTACTGGCCTGCCATCACGCCTCCCTCGTCGAGCGTCCGGGCCCTACCTAGCCTCCCGCGCGGGTTTTCACAATCCTCGCCGTCCGTGCAGTGTCGCCCTGGCCCCACCGGATTCGACGGGCTCGGGCGGGGACTGTCATCGAAGATTGCAAAGATGTAGCGCGCTCGTCGGGGCCGACCCTTCGGGCGCGGGCGCTGGGTCGGGGACAAATATGGTTGTTGTATTCGGGTTGACTCGGTGTGCTGACCCGGCCATACCTCGGGCGCTCCGAATCATCGCCGGGTCGGGGCGCGACGGGGGTGAGGACGTCCCGGGCTGGGGTATGGCTCAAGCGTCCGAATTCAATGGGCTTTTGGGGTGTATCGACCGTGTCTCCCCACACCCGAGAACTCCCTGTCGTGGACGCCCGAACGGGGGTCAGGAAATCTCCTCTCAAACCTGGCATACATGGGGTGGATCCTGGCGGTCCAAGGGGGGTTGAGATGGGGGACGAGACACACCGCGTCTGGCTGATCGATGATGAGCGACGCCTCGTCGAAGTGCTCGCGGAGCTGTTCCGAGCCGAAGGTTGGGAGGCCCGCGCGTTCGGCGACGCGCGGCTCGCGTTGAGTGAATGCCTGCGAGGAGAGCCCCCGCCCGTGATCGTCACGGACTACGACATGCCGTACCTCGACGGTGGAAGCTTCGTGGCGGAGCTCGTCGCGCGGCTCGGGAGCGACGCCCCCCCGGTGGTCTGCATCACGGGCTACCCGGGCAAGATCGATCTCGACGAAGAGGCGTCCTTCGCGAACATCCTGGTCAAGCCGTTCCGGTTCGGGGAGCTCTTCGCCGTCG
The Sandaracinaceae bacterium DNA segment above includes these coding regions:
- a CDS encoding ferritin — encoded protein: MAGQYHEPRERLSEKSLDIKRAIDSMMEELEAVDWYRQRAQACTDPSLRAILDHHQREEIEHFAMLLEWCRRNDADFAEQLRTYMFTEGDILNVEDEATEAGLARPKEEDVADAVSPQRSTIGALKEER
- a CDS encoding response regulator, whose protein sequence is MGDETHRVWLIDDERRLVEVLAELFRAEGWEARAFGDARLALSECLRGEPPPVIVTDYDMPYLDGGSFVAELVARLGSDAPPVVCITGYPGKIDLDEEASFANILVKPFRFGELFAVVDEVRNRPQGRESELRIKATPADGEKRKKAV